Within the Bacteroidota bacterium genome, the region GGCAAACAACGCATTCAGTACAATGAAGCAGTTGAAGAAGCCCTGTGTTTTGGATGGATAGACAGCACAAATAAAACACTTGACAAAGACCATACGATTCAGCGATTTACACCTAGAAAAACTAAAAGTAATTATTCGCAACCAAATATAGAACGACTGAAATGGTTAGCCCAAAACAATTTAATTCATAGTTCGTTTCTTGAAAAAGTACAGGAGATTATTTCGCAAGAGTTTATCTTTCCCAAAGACATATTAGATGAAATCAAAAGAGATAAAGCTGCTTGGAATAACTATGTAAGGTTTTCAGATTCATATAAACGAATACGAGTTGCCT harbors:
- a CDS encoding YdeI/OmpD-associated family protein, coding for MEKEEIFNIKTRAEWRNWLENNFNTKQEVWLVYAKKSTGKQRIQYNEAVEEALCFGWIDSTNKTLDKDHTIQRFTPRKTKSNYSQPNIERLKWLAQNNLIHSSFLEKVQEIISQEFIFPKDILDEIKRDKAAWNNYVRFSDSYKRIRVAYIDSARKRPEEFTKRLTNFIQKTRENKLIPGFGGIDKYY